Proteins from a single region of Chromobacterium sp. ATCC 53434:
- a CDS encoding LLM class flavin-dependent oxidoreductase, with protein sequence MTPSASPRLSILDLAPIVAGGDAAQALRNSAALARHAEQLGYTRFWVAEHHNMQGVASSATAVLIAHVAAHTESIRVGSGGIMLPNHPPLVVAEQFGTLATLFPGRIDLGLGRAPGTDPLTSRALRRDRFAAEDFPQQVAELRGYLGPEQPGQQVRAIPGIDTRVPVWLLGSSLYGAQLAAQLGLPFAFAAHFAPAQLDEALQLYRRLFQPSAELSEPYAMACIPVLAADSDDEARRLATTPYQKFLNLIRGDRRPLPPPVDSMDGLWNPREEFSVRNDWLGAAVFGGPETVKAGLQTLLDRTGVDEIMLSIDCHDFADRLRVCDIVAGILPQLKKYRSAAASAG encoded by the coding sequence AACAGCGCCGCGCTGGCCCGCCACGCCGAACAGCTGGGCTACACCCGCTTCTGGGTGGCCGAGCACCACAATATGCAGGGCGTGGCCAGCTCCGCCACCGCGGTGCTGATCGCCCACGTGGCCGCCCACACCGAAAGCATACGCGTCGGCTCCGGCGGCATCATGCTGCCCAACCACCCGCCGCTGGTGGTGGCCGAACAGTTCGGCACGCTGGCCACGCTGTTTCCCGGCCGCATAGACCTGGGCCTGGGCCGCGCCCCCGGCACCGATCCGCTGACCTCCCGCGCGCTGCGCCGCGACCGCTTCGCCGCCGAGGACTTCCCGCAGCAAGTGGCCGAACTGCGCGGCTATCTGGGACCGGAACAGCCCGGCCAGCAGGTCCGCGCCATTCCCGGCATAGACACACGGGTGCCGGTGTGGCTGCTGGGCTCCAGCCTGTACGGCGCGCAGCTGGCGGCGCAACTGGGCCTGCCCTTCGCCTTCGCCGCCCATTTCGCCCCGGCCCAGCTGGACGAGGCGCTGCAACTGTACCGCCGCCTGTTCCAGCCGTCCGCCGAACTGTCCGAACCGTACGCGATGGCCTGCATCCCGGTGCTGGCCGCCGACAGCGACGACGAGGCGCGGCGGCTGGCCACCACGCCATACCAGAAATTCCTCAACCTGATCCGCGGCGACCGCCGCCCGCTGCCGCCGCCGGTGGACAGCATGGACGGCCTGTGGAACCCGCGCGAGGAATTCTCCGTCCGCAACGACTGGCTGGGCGCGGCGGTGTTCGGCGGCCCGGAAACGGTCAAGGCCGGCCTGCAGACGCTGCTGGACCGCACCGGCGTGGACGAGATCATGCTGTCGATAGACTGCCACGACTTCGCCGACCGGCTGCGCGTCTGCGACATCGTCGCCGGCATCCTGCCGCAATTGAAAAAATACCGGTCGGCCGCCGCCTCCGCCGGTTGA